A window of Candidatus Obscuribacterales bacterium genomic DNA:
CTTGTTATGCTGCGGCTTTACTCACCACGCTACTGTTTGCATACTCTCCACTTCTTGAAAATGAGCGGCGCGAGTTATCAAAGTCAGATCATGCTGCAGAGCAAGCACTGCCATCCAGACACCATAGCTCAGGCCATGGACGGCCTTTTTGGTAATCGTTCTAAAGGCTAGAACCCTCATTCTTCGACTGATTAACCGCTGTGCCCTGATTGCCCCCTAAGTAAGAACCAATAACTTTTATTGCACTAGATGAAGTTCCGCCACTAGAGTTCTATCCAGGGGCATCCTAAGGATAGATACGCATCAACCTATGACCGATTGAAGGTCAAACAAATGCTTTTACCATTGAGCAGGTGATGTTATGACGACAACCTATCAAACTGAAAGTCCAGACGTTGATATGGGCTTCACCGCGGAACGTTTTCCGCTAGGTCTCCACATGTGCTACGTCTTCAACAATGATGATGAGCGGCATGAGGTGATGTCCCGCTTCATCAACAAGGGATTGGATGCCGACGAGTTTGTGGGCTACTTTGCTGATGTAGATACCCATGACATGGTTGATGATTATCTGGCGGACATGGGAATTCGGGTTCCAGACACCGCCCAGCGGCCAAATACCCTCTTTCAACGGGCACGAGACGTCTACTGCCCGGACAATCACTTCAGCCCAGAGCACATGTTGAGGCAATTGCGGGCTCTGCACGCCAAGTGCCATGCTGATTGCCACCACGAGCTGCGGGTGACGGGGGAA
This region includes:
- a CDS encoding MEDS domain-containing protein, which produces MTTTYQTESPDVDMGFTAERFPLGLHMCYVFNNDDERHEVMSRFINKGLDADEFVGYFADVDTHDMVDDYLADMGIRVPDTAQRPNTLFQRARDVYCPDNHFSPEHMLRQLRALHAKCHADCHHELRVTGEMSWALLPDVTGAERLIEYEARTNLLFETHPLTAICQYDATKFDGATIFKVLKVHPVMVVRGQIVRNPYYVPAREYLASQGLPIEA